From the genome of bacterium, one region includes:
- a CDS encoding Crp/Fnr family transcriptional regulator, which yields MDATSKPHHADQLIDSPFGGKVGPEICRALLEMAETIDCEAGATLFEEGDPPQGVYFVCEGQVKLIRSGPGYREHIVHLAERQAVFGEASLFMASHPVTAVALKPSTLLRFSRAPFLDYMARRPVLQGYVLEVMACWLEQLIEKIDELTLCDGAQRLARYLVGLHEKNPYAGFVTAAQVELPTRKRDLATMLNMNQPSLSRILRQLQDQTLIEVKGRRVVLKDLEALRGLARLPEFRGVQRDFA from the coding sequence ATGGACGCGACGAGCAAACCGCATCATGCCGACCAGCTGATCGACAGCCCGTTCGGCGGGAAGGTGGGACCCGAGATCTGCCGGGCCCTGCTGGAGATGGCCGAGACGATCGACTGCGAGGCCGGCGCGACGCTCTTCGAGGAGGGGGACCCGCCGCAAGGCGTCTACTTCGTCTGCGAGGGCCAGGTCAAGCTGATCCGCTCCGGCCCCGGCTACCGAGAGCACATCGTCCATCTCGCCGAGCGGCAGGCCGTGTTCGGGGAGGCCTCGCTCTTCATGGCGAGCCACCCCGTGACCGCGGTCGCCCTGAAGCCGAGCACCCTGCTGCGCTTCTCCCGCGCCCCCTTCCTCGACTACATGGCCCGCCGGCCCGTCCTGCAGGGCTACGTCCTGGAGGTCATGGCCTGCTGGCTGGAGCAGCTCATCGAGAAGATCGACGAGCTGACCCTCTGCGACGGCGCCCAGCGGCTGGCCCGCTACCTCGTCGGGCTCCACGAGAAAAATCCCTACGCCGGCTTCGTCACGGCCGCCCAGGTGGAGCTGCCGACCCGCAAACGCGACCTCGCCACCATGCTCAACATGAACCAGCCCTCCCTGTCGCGCATCCTGCGGCAGCTCCAGGACCAGACCCTGATCGAGGTCAAGGGGCGCCGCGTCGTGCTGAAGGACCTCGAGGCGCTGCGCGGCCTGGCGCGGCTGCCCGAATTCCGGGGCGTGCAGCGGGATTTCGCCTGA